A single genomic interval of Aureliella helgolandensis harbors:
- a CDS encoding metallophosphoesterase family protein — protein sequence MKRRTFVQTGAAASVAGFASKTSGAQPASSHETPRGESFAIDDHKVTFYTTAVTRPVNVMIVADTHLFTDDARGRPYQEYSGRMAKAYNSTTHARTGKPTNPEQCFEEALGRTKSGHFDLLALVGDIFSFPSEAAIEWVTQRLGAIETPWLYVAGNHDWHYEGMEGTLQELRAEWTERRLKPMYQGNHPLMAAYDVHGVRFLAIDNSHYEILPEQLEFFRAEVSRGQPLVLLLHIPLAAPGRPMGFGCGNPQWSAATDRNFKIERRPRWPEAGHTQTTLDFHREVFEADNLMGIFAGHIHRQSVDVVNGIPQFVTNANAVGAFMEIRFEPQA from the coding sequence ATGAAACGTCGCACATTCGTACAAACAGGAGCCGCTGCCTCGGTTGCCGGATTTGCTTCCAAGACGAGTGGTGCTCAACCGGCCTCCAGCCACGAAACACCCCGTGGGGAATCCTTCGCAATTGACGATCACAAAGTCACTTTCTACACCACCGCCGTGACTCGCCCAGTCAATGTCATGATTGTGGCTGACACTCATCTGTTCACGGATGACGCGCGAGGCCGACCGTACCAGGAATACAGTGGCCGAATGGCCAAGGCCTACAATTCGACGACTCATGCTAGAACCGGGAAGCCAACCAATCCGGAACAGTGTTTCGAAGAAGCTCTCGGCCGAACTAAATCCGGACACTTCGATCTGCTGGCCCTGGTGGGAGACATCTTCAGCTTTCCGTCGGAAGCTGCCATCGAATGGGTCACGCAGCGACTTGGCGCCATCGAGACTCCATGGCTATATGTAGCGGGAAATCACGACTGGCACTACGAGGGCATGGAGGGGACATTGCAAGAACTGCGAGCCGAATGGACGGAGCGCCGATTGAAGCCAATGTATCAGGGGAATCATCCTCTGATGGCCGCCTACGATGTCCACGGTGTTCGCTTTCTAGCGATCGACAATTCGCATTACGAAATTCTACCGGAGCAGCTTGAATTCTTCCGGGCGGAGGTAAGTCGCGGTCAGCCTCTGGTTCTGCTGCTCCATATTCCGTTGGCTGCCCCCGGTCGTCCCATGGGATTCGGTTGTGGGAATCCCCAATGGTCCGCCGCCACGGATCGCAATTTCAAAATTGAACGTCGTCCCAGATGGCCGGAAGCCGGGCATACGCAAACGACGCTCGACTTCCATCGCGAGGTTTTCGAGGCCGATAACTTGATGGGAATATTTGCTGGTCACATTCATCGGCAGTCGGTAGATGTCGTCAACGGCATTCCTCAGTTTGTGACGAATGCCAACGCCGTTGGAGCCTTCATGGAGATTCGCTTTGAACCGCAGGCTTGA